A portion of the Faecalibacterium sp. I3-3-89 genome contains these proteins:
- a CDS encoding MFS transporter: protein MQKTRPWAILAAGAAIQVLTGLPAAWGVFQKPVMEEYGLSEQGAGYAFGVLIAAFGVGCVIGGFLQDKRGPRFAALWGTGLLCGGFFGAAALPAGKGSFFFGVFSIPAGLGTAFLYPSIQSCAQKWYRGRKGLATGVIGGAVGLSGAFLTVFVRTALRGFGPVQGIRGAFWALGALTLPVCLAGSALLTDPPPEKPRPGGQGKGDAAPSLDLSPRQMLGTHQYWLCAGAVCFSTPAVLLFSPIILKLGMERGLDESAALWAVVLGSVGSAAGRLLMPLLSDKIGRRPTDLILFSASLGLSVVFWSARGWAVVGVYAGLTFCYSALAAVLPALSTDLFGLPHAGVNYGFLALGQSVGSLLFPFIANFWGFGPGRHVLAIAGAAAGFACIWAVTPVQPERPKKPN from the coding sequence ATGCAGAAAACAAGACCTTGGGCCATCCTGGCGGCAGGGGCGGCGATACAGGTGCTGACCGGCCTGCCCGCTGCGTGGGGCGTGTTCCAGAAGCCGGTCATGGAGGAATACGGACTCAGTGAGCAGGGGGCGGGCTATGCGTTCGGGGTGCTCATCGCGGCCTTCGGCGTCGGATGCGTCATCGGGGGATTTTTGCAGGACAAGCGGGGGCCTCGCTTTGCGGCCCTCTGGGGGACGGGGCTGCTCTGCGGCGGATTCTTTGGGGCGGCGGCCCTCCCGGCCGGGAAGGGGAGCTTCTTTTTTGGGGTGTTCAGCATCCCGGCGGGCCTCGGCACTGCCTTCCTCTATCCGTCCATCCAGTCCTGCGCCCAGAAGTGGTATCGGGGGCGGAAGGGCCTTGCCACCGGCGTCATCGGGGGCGCGGTGGGCCTGAGCGGCGCCTTCCTCACCGTCTTCGTCCGCACGGCGCTGCGGGGCTTCGGGCCGGTGCAGGGGATACGAGGGGCCTTCTGGGCGCTGGGGGCGCTGACCCTTCCGGTCTGCCTTGCGGGGAGCGCTCTCCTCACCGACCCTCCGCCGGAAAAGCCCCGGCCCGGCGGGCAGGGAAAGGGGGACGCCGCACCATCCCTCGACCTCTCGCCCCGGCAGATGCTGGGCACACACCAGTACTGGCTCTGCGCCGGAGCGGTCTGCTTTTCCACCCCGGCGGTGCTGCTGTTCAGCCCCATCATCCTGAAGCTGGGCATGGAGCGGGGGCTGGACGAGAGCGCCGCCCTCTGGGCCGTGGTGCTGGGCAGCGTGGGCAGCGCGGCCGGGCGGCTGCTGATGCCCCTGCTCAGCGACAAAATTGGTCGGCGGCCGACCGACCTCATCCTCTTCAGCGCGTCGCTGGGGCTTTCGGTGGTGTTCTGGTCAGCCCGTGGATGGGCCGTCGTAGGGGTGTACGCAGGGCTGACCTTCTGCTACTCGGCGCTGGCGGCAGTGCTGCCCGCCCTCTCCACCGACCTGTTCGGCCTGCCCCACGCCGGAGTGAACTATGGCTTTCTGGCGCTGGGACAGAGCGTGGGAAGCCTTTTGTTCCCGTTTATCGCCAATTTCTGGGGCTTCGGGCCGGGGAGGCACGTCCTCGCCATCGCGGGTGCGGCGGCAGGCTTTGCCTGTATCTGGGCCGTCACGCCGGTGCAGCCAGAGCGCCCGAAGAAGCCGAACTGA
- a CDS encoding ABC transporter ATP-binding protein — MSALIEFDQVCKYYQMGDTLVKAADHISMKIEKGEFVAIVGQSGSGKSTCMNIIGCLDVPTHGVYRLNGRDVGKMNRDELADVRNEMLGFIFQQYNLLPRLNLLENVEVPLVYANISRAERHKLAKDVLEKVGLGDKLKNLPNQLSGGQQQRVSIARALVRNPAVILADEPTGALDSHTGREVIGMLQQLHKEGHTVVLITHDNSIAVQAERIIRLEDGQVVYDGDAHAPEAIVQPTMSAEPAQEATK; from the coding sequence ATGAGCGCTCTTATCGAATTTGATCAGGTGTGTAAGTATTATCAGATGGGCGACACGCTGGTGAAAGCTGCCGACCACATCTCGATGAAGATCGAGAAGGGGGAGTTCGTGGCCATTGTGGGCCAGTCCGGCTCGGGCAAGTCCACCTGCATGAACATCATCGGCTGCCTGGATGTGCCCACCCACGGCGTCTACCGGCTCAATGGCCGGGATGTGGGCAAGATGAACCGGGACGAGCTGGCGGATGTCCGCAACGAGATGCTGGGCTTCATCTTCCAGCAGTACAACCTTCTGCCCCGGCTGAACCTTCTGGAAAACGTGGAGGTGCCGCTGGTCTACGCCAACATCTCCCGCGCCGAGCGCCACAAGCTGGCCAAGGATGTGCTGGAAAAGGTGGGACTGGGCGACAAGCTCAAGAACCTGCCCAACCAGCTCTCCGGCGGCCAGCAGCAGCGCGTTTCCATCGCCCGTGCTCTGGTGCGCAACCCGGCGGTCATCCTTGCCGACGAGCCGACCGGTGCTCTGGACTCCCACACCGGCCGCGAGGTCATCGGGATGCTTCAGCAGCTCCATAAAGAGGGCCATACCGTGGTGCTCATCACCCACGACAATTCCATCGCCGTGCAGGCGGAGCGAATCATCCGTCTGGAGGACGGACAGGTGGTGTATGACGGCGACGCCCACGCGCCCGAGGCCATCGTGCAGCCCACCATGTCCGCCGAACCGGCACAGGAGGCAACCAAATGA
- a CDS encoding GGGtGRT protein: MATFESMDRRMPKIEACLKANGLESLDACNEMLLAKGIDCDKIVRGVQPICFDNAVWAYTLGTAIAVKRGLTDAAECAAAIGEGLEAFTIPGSVAEQRQVGLGHGNLGARLLSEDTTCFAFLAGHESFAAAEGAIGIARTANKVRKTPLRVILNGLGKDAAYIISRINGFTYVQTEYDIPTQTLKVVKEIPFSEGERAAVKCYGANDVMEGVAIMKKEDVQCSITGNSTNPVRFQHLVAGTYKKWANENGKKYFSVASGGGTGRTLHPDNVAAGPASYGLTDSLGRVHGDAQFAGSSSVPAHVEMMGLIGMGNNPMVGATVACAVAAAQANA; the protein is encoded by the coding sequence ATGGCAACTTTTGAATCTATGGATCGCCGCATGCCGAAGATCGAGGCATGCCTGAAGGCCAACGGCCTCGAGTCTCTGGACGCCTGCAACGAGATGCTCCTCGCTAAGGGCATCGACTGCGACAAGATCGTCCGCGGTGTGCAGCCCATCTGCTTTGATAACGCTGTCTGGGCCTACACGCTGGGCACCGCCATCGCTGTCAAGCGCGGCCTGACCGATGCTGCCGAGTGTGCAGCCGCCATCGGCGAAGGTCTGGAAGCTTTCACTATCCCCGGCTCTGTCGCTGAGCAGCGTCAGGTCGGTCTGGGCCACGGCAATCTGGGCGCTCGTCTGCTGAGCGAGGACACCACCTGCTTCGCTTTCCTCGCAGGCCACGAGTCCTTCGCCGCTGCTGAGGGTGCCATCGGCATCGCCCGCACCGCAAACAAGGTCCGCAAGACCCCCCTGCGCGTCATCCTGAACGGTCTGGGCAAGGATGCCGCTTACATCATCTCCCGCATCAACGGCTTCACCTATGTGCAGACCGAGTACGACATCCCCACCCAGACCCTGAAGGTCGTCAAGGAGATCCCCTTCTCCGAGGGTGAGCGCGCAGCCGTCAAGTGCTACGGCGCAAACGATGTCATGGAGGGCGTTGCCATCATGAAGAAGGAGGACGTCCAGTGCTCCATCACCGGCAACTCCACCAACCCCGTCCGCTTCCAGCATCTGGTCGCCGGCACCTATAAGAAGTGGGCCAACGAGAACGGCAAGAAGTACTTCTCCGTCGCTTCCGGCGGCGGCACGGGCCGTACCCTGCACCCCGATAACGTCGCAGCCGGCCCCGCCAGCTACGGCCTGACCGACTCGCTGGGCCGCGTCCATGGCGATGCTCAGTTCGCAGGTTCTTCTTCTGTGCCTGCACACGTCGAGATGATGGGCCTCATCGGTATGGGCAACAACCCGATGGTCGGCGCTACCGTCGCCTGCGCTGTCGCTGCTGCACAGGCCAACGCCTGA
- a CDS encoding NusG domain II-containing protein — protein MSIRKQPEPAKGGKRLSWKANLLFAAVVLAAAALLFWLLRPRSKAEPLEAVVDFGDGITEVLPLDKDYDYLYEVGGYVVHLQVKDGAVAFQDSQCPDHVCEQFGWLSEEGAWAACVPAGVYVQLAPQSEADTAS, from the coding sequence ATGAGCATCCGCAAGCAGCCTGAACCGGCCAAAGGCGGAAAGCGCCTGAGCTGGAAGGCGAACCTCCTCTTCGCCGCCGTCGTTCTGGCGGCCGCAGCCCTGCTGTTCTGGCTGCTGCGTCCCCGCAGCAAGGCCGAGCCGCTGGAAGCAGTCGTGGATTTCGGCGACGGCATCACCGAGGTGCTGCCACTGGACAAGGACTACGATTACCTGTACGAGGTGGGCGGCTATGTCGTCCATCTACAGGTGAAAGACGGCGCGGTTGCGTTTCAGGACAGCCAGTGTCCGGACCATGTCTGTGAGCAGTTTGGCTGGCTGAGCGAGGAGGGCGCATGGGCGGCCTGCGTCCCTGCCGGGGTGTATGTGCAGCTGGCTCCGCAGAGCGAGGCCGACACAGCATCCTGA
- a CDS encoding HlyD family efflux transporter periplasmic adaptor subunit, with protein MIWKKKKDAANQSAGEASEAKTSSGAAAFAKKNWKWLAPLAVVLVAAVVLVVGGGSRGAASRDVTYTETTPTRQDVSNSLSGTGTLNPANTYTVKSLVDGKILTSNIEEGDKVGEGDVLYTIDSSDASTNLEKASIALQQAQRSYDKTVDRQFVHAEVDGTVSSLKVAKGDEVSSGQEVAVIRDSSKMMLSLQFPAADAANFSVGQSADVVLDGTFESLKGTITAVTGTDELSTGNLLVRTVTIRVNNAGGLTTAQAATANVNGVSSIASATFAYQAERTLTAPAAGTVSSINVQEGDDVTKGDILIELSGDDLTESIQSASETLRSAEISMQNQQDTMSNYIITSPISGTIIEKDAQQGEALTSGSTLCVIYDLNYLEMVINVDELQISSLSVGQKVQLTADAVTDKTYVGTVTRVSMKGSSSGGTTTYPITIRIDETDGLRPGMNANAEIVVAEASNALVVPNAAVIRGGYVLVTKKSPSAANAVEDMDAPEGYVYVKVETGVSDDSYTQIKSGLQEDDTVAYDTSSVSDDYYSDSDSIW; from the coding sequence ATGATCTGGAAAAAGAAAAAGGATGCAGCAAACCAGTCCGCTGGGGAGGCGTCGGAGGCAAAGACCTCGTCCGGCGCAGCCGCATTCGCCAAGAAAAACTGGAAATGGCTTGCCCCGCTGGCTGTCGTGCTGGTGGCGGCCGTCGTGCTGGTCGTGGGCGGCGGCAGCAGGGGCGCTGCGAGCCGTGATGTGACCTACACCGAGACGACCCCCACCCGTCAGGATGTCTCCAACTCCCTGAGCGGCACCGGCACCCTGAACCCGGCCAATACCTATACCGTCAAGTCGCTGGTGGACGGCAAGATCCTCACCAGCAATATTGAAGAGGGCGACAAGGTGGGGGAGGGCGATGTGCTCTACACCATCGACAGCTCGGACGCTTCCACCAATCTGGAAAAGGCCAGCATCGCCCTGCAGCAGGCCCAGCGCAGCTACGACAAGACCGTAGACCGCCAGTTCGTCCACGCTGAGGTGGACGGCACCGTCAGCAGCCTCAAGGTCGCCAAGGGCGACGAGGTGAGCAGCGGTCAGGAGGTGGCGGTCATCCGCGACAGCTCCAAGATGATGCTGAGCCTGCAGTTCCCCGCAGCCGACGCCGCCAACTTCTCGGTGGGGCAGAGCGCCGACGTGGTGCTGGACGGCACCTTCGAGAGCCTGAAGGGCACCATCACCGCCGTCACCGGCACCGATGAGCTGAGCACCGGAAACCTGCTGGTGCGAACCGTCACCATCCGCGTCAACAATGCAGGCGGTCTGACCACCGCACAGGCAGCGACTGCCAACGTCAACGGCGTCAGCTCCATCGCCTCCGCGACCTTTGCCTATCAGGCAGAGCGCACCCTGACCGCTCCCGCTGCCGGTACGGTCTCCTCCATCAATGTGCAGGAGGGCGACGACGTCACCAAGGGTGACATCCTCATCGAGCTGTCGGGCGACGACCTGACCGAATCCATCCAGTCTGCTTCTGAGACCCTGCGCAGCGCCGAGATCTCGATGCAGAACCAACAGGATACCATGTCCAACTACATCATCACCTCGCCCATCAGCGGCACCATCATCGAGAAGGACGCACAGCAGGGCGAGGCCCTCACCTCCGGCAGCACCCTCTGCGTCATCTATGACCTGAACTATCTGGAAATGGTCATCAATGTGGACGAGCTGCAGATCAGCTCCCTCTCCGTGGGCCAGAAGGTCCAGCTGACCGCCGACGCCGTCACCGACAAGACCTATGTGGGCACCGTGACCCGCGTGTCCATGAAGGGCAGCTCCAGCGGCGGCACCACCACTTACCCCATCACCATCCGCATCGATGAGACCGACGGCCTGCGCCCCGGCATGAACGCCAACGCAGAGATCGTCGTGGCAGAGGCCAGCAACGCCCTCGTTGTGCCCAACGCCGCTGTCATCCGCGGCGGCTATGTGCTGGTGACGAAAAAATCGCCCAGCGCGGCCAACGCTGTGGAGGACATGGACGCTCCGGAGGGCTATGTCTACGTCAAGGTCGAGACCGGCGTCAGCGACGACAGCTATACCCAGATCAAGAGCGGTCTGCAGGAGGACGACACGGTGGCCTACGATACCAGCTCTGTGTCGGATGACTATTACAGCGACAGCGACAGTATCTGGTAA
- the fsa gene encoding fructose-6-phosphate aldolase, producing the protein MKFFIDTANVDEIRKANDMGVISGVTTNPSLIAKEHKDYAKTLAEIASIVDGPISGEVKATTTDAETMVKEGEAIYALDPKHMVVKIPMTVEGLKAIKALSAKGIPTNCTLIFSANQALLAARAGAAYVSPFLGRLDDISQPGIDLVRTISEIFANYPDIHTQIIAASVRNPIHITECALAGADIATVPYKVIEQMTKHPLTDQGIEKFKADYTAVFGA; encoded by the coding sequence ATGAAATTCTTTATCGATACCGCAAATGTGGACGAAATCCGCAAGGCCAATGATATGGGCGTCATTTCGGGCGTCACCACCAACCCCAGCCTCATCGCAAAGGAGCACAAGGACTACGCCAAGACGCTGGCGGAGATCGCCTCCATCGTGGACGGCCCCATCTCCGGCGAGGTGAAGGCCACTACCACTGATGCGGAGACGATGGTGAAGGAGGGAGAGGCCATCTATGCCCTCGACCCCAAGCACATGGTCGTCAAGATCCCCATGACCGTGGAGGGCCTCAAGGCCATCAAGGCCCTGAGCGCCAAGGGCATCCCCACCAACTGTACCCTCATCTTCTCGGCCAATCAGGCCCTGCTGGCTGCACGGGCCGGTGCGGCCTACGTCAGCCCCTTCCTTGGCCGTCTTGACGACATCAGCCAGCCGGGAATCGACCTTGTCCGCACCATCAGCGAGATCTTCGCCAACTACCCGGACATCCATACGCAGATCATTGCGGCCTCTGTCCGCAACCCCATTCATATCACCGAGTGTGCGCTGGCCGGTGCGGACATCGCCACCGTGCCCTACAAGGTCATCGAGCAGATGACCAAGCACCCCCTCACCGATCAGGGCATCGAGAAGTTCAAGGCAGACTACACCGCCGTCTTTGGCGCATAA
- the hisS gene encoding histidine--tRNA ligase, translating into MKTQALKGMRDLLPNEQTLRDYIQGKILETYRASGFERISTPMLEDMENLDKSDGGDNLNLIFKVLKRGDKLTAALNSGDPKELSDMGLRYDLTLPLSRFYAANKDKLPHPFKVIQTDRVFRAERPQKGRLREFVQCDIDILGDESPNAEVELIDVTTRALLGIGFDGFTVNINDRRILRGMLESMGFAADTLDSVCITFDKMDKIGADGVKAELLEKQLPESAVNALADFIAAGEVTLDAVASRCADPAIADDLKYVLATANAMAAGRYQVAYCPSLVRGQGYYTGMVFEITCPQFSGAVAGGGRYDNMVGKFLGTQVPAVGFSIGFERVCGILLEQGYQIPGAKQKIALLYGRDADFTAVLSRAATLRETYNVTVLPQGKKLGKQLGQLEAAGFAGAAFMDKDEVKIF; encoded by the coding sequence ATGAAAACTCAGGCCTTAAAAGGGATGCGTGACCTTCTGCCCAACGAGCAGACCCTGCGCGACTACATTCAGGGCAAGATCCTCGAGACTTACCGCGCATCCGGCTTCGAGCGCATCTCCACCCCCATGCTGGAGGATATGGAGAACCTCGACAAGTCCGACGGCGGCGACAACCTGAACCTCATCTTCAAGGTGCTCAAGCGGGGCGACAAGCTCACCGCTGCCCTGAACTCCGGCGACCCGAAAGAGCTTTCGGATATGGGCCTGCGCTATGACCTGACCCTGCCCCTGAGCCGCTTCTACGCCGCCAACAAGGACAAGCTCCCCCACCCCTTCAAGGTCATCCAGACCGACCGCGTCTTCCGCGCCGAGCGCCCCCAGAAGGGCCGCCTGCGCGAGTTCGTCCAGTGTGACATCGACATTCTGGGCGACGAAAGCCCCAACGCCGAGGTCGAGCTGATCGACGTGACCACCCGCGCCCTGCTGGGCATCGGCTTCGACGGCTTCACCGTCAACATCAACGACCGCCGCATCCTCCGCGGGATGCTGGAGAGCATGGGCTTTGCCGCCGACACGCTGGACTCCGTCTGCATCACCTTCGACAAGATGGATAAGATCGGTGCCGACGGCGTCAAGGCCGAACTGCTGGAAAAGCAGCTGCCCGAGAGCGCTGTCAACGCACTGGCCGACTTCATCGCCGCCGGTGAGGTGACGCTGGACGCCGTGGCCTCCCGCTGCGCCGACCCCGCCATCGCCGACGACCTGAAGTATGTCCTCGCCACCGCCAACGCCATGGCTGCGGGCCGCTATCAGGTGGCCTACTGCCCCAGCCTCGTGCGCGGTCAGGGCTACTACACCGGCATGGTCTTCGAGATCACCTGCCCGCAGTTCAGCGGCGCAGTCGCCGGCGGCGGACGTTACGACAACATGGTGGGCAAGTTCCTTGGCACGCAGGTGCCCGCCGTCGGCTTCTCCATCGGCTTCGAGCGGGTCTGCGGCATCCTGCTCGAGCAGGGCTACCAGATCCCCGGCGCAAAGCAGAAGATCGCCCTGCTCTACGGCAGGGACGCCGACTTCACCGCCGTCCTGAGCCGGGCCGCCACCCTCCGCGAGACGTACAACGTCACCGTCCTGCCGCAGGGCAAGAAGCTCGGCAAGCAGCTGGGCCAGCTGGAAGCAGCCGGCTTTGCGGGTGCCGCCTTTATGGACAAGGACGAAGTGAAGATCTTCTGA
- a CDS encoding iron-sulfur cluster assembly scaffold protein gives MTYSQQVQNMCPITKGPKHGPAPIPEEGAWVKAYEIKDISGYTHGVGWCAPQQGTCKLSLNIKNGVIEEALVETIGCSGMTHSAAMAGEILPGKTILEALNTDLVCDAINVAMRELFLQIVYGRSQTAFSEDGLPIGAGLDDLGKGLRSMTGTIFSTKEKGVRYLELTEGYINKLALDSNDEVIGYQFVKLGKMMEDIRHGKTPNEAYEKNVGTYGRFSKDQGAVKYIDPREE, from the coding sequence ATGACCTATTCGCAGCAAGTACAGAATATGTGCCCGATCACCAAAGGTCCTAAGCATGGTCCGGCTCCCATCCCCGAGGAGGGCGCATGGGTCAAGGCCTATGAGATCAAGGACATCAGCGGCTACACCCACGGTGTGGGCTGGTGTGCACCTCAGCAGGGCACCTGCAAGCTGTCTCTGAACATCAAGAACGGCGTCATCGAGGAAGCTCTGGTGGAGACCATCGGCTGCTCCGGCATGACCCACTCCGCTGCTATGGCAGGCGAGATCCTGCCCGGCAAGACCATTCTGGAAGCTCTGAACACCGACCTCGTCTGCGACGCCATCAACGTGGCAATGCGCGAGCTGTTCCTCCAGATCGTCTACGGCCGCAGCCAGACCGCTTTCTCTGAGGACGGTCTGCCCATCGGCGCAGGTCTGGACGATCTGGGCAAGGGCCTGCGCTCTATGACCGGCACCATCTTCTCCACCAAGGAGAAGGGCGTCCGCTATCTGGAGCTGACCGAGGGCTATATCAATAAGCTGGCTCTCGATTCCAACGATGAGGTCATCGGCTATCAGTTCGTCAAGCTGGGCAAGATGATGGAGGACATCCGTCACGGCAAGACCCCCAACGAGGCTTACGAGAAGAACGTGGGTACCTACGGCCGCTTCAGCAAGGATCAGGGCGCTGTCAAGTACATCGACCCGCGTGAGGAATAA
- a CDS encoding putative ABC transporter permease: MELNFYTLCVIYLVYSFLGWVAETVAATVKGRAFVNRGVASGPFCFVYGTAAVLMAVGFADLRSAPLALFLGCAADATVVEWVTAKLLERMHRRRWWDYSDKKFNLDGYVCLQYSVLWGLLGMASVLWGNGLLLRLCALLPGWLLHMGVWVMMTIAVLDQLGTALAVNQYAASHPKLEQFNLELEKHSDKLRQRLIAHVEKRIQKAYPTAVRPEPTVQAEKALSFGDLVWLFVIGAFLGDVVETLFCRVTAGVWMSRSSLVWGPFSVVWGLALVMAAVLLRGSEERSDRSIFLFGFVLGGAYEYLCSAVGELLFGVIFWDYSGFKFNLGGRVNLLYCFFWGIAAVVWIRYGYPLIAKLMAKLKKHILPWMTVVLTVFMAVNMGLSGLALARYDARTSGLAPANRLDVFLDEHFDNARMERVYPNAKKT, encoded by the coding sequence ATGGAGCTGAATTTTTATACCCTCTGCGTCATTTATCTGGTCTATTCATTCCTCGGCTGGGTGGCCGAGACGGTGGCAGCAACGGTGAAAGGACGTGCCTTCGTCAACCGTGGCGTGGCGTCCGGCCCGTTCTGCTTCGTCTACGGCACGGCGGCTGTGCTGATGGCCGTGGGCTTCGCCGACCTGCGTTCGGCCCCGCTGGCCCTCTTTCTCGGCTGTGCGGCGGACGCCACCGTGGTGGAATGGGTGACGGCCAAGCTGCTGGAACGGATGCACCGCCGCCGCTGGTGGGACTACTCGGACAAGAAGTTCAATCTGGACGGCTATGTCTGCCTGCAATATTCGGTGCTCTGGGGCCTGCTGGGCATGGCCAGCGTCCTATGGGGCAACGGCCTGCTGCTGCGCCTCTGCGCCCTTCTGCCGGGATGGCTGCTGCATATGGGCGTCTGGGTCATGATGACGATCGCCGTCCTCGACCAGCTGGGTACGGCGCTGGCCGTCAACCAGTACGCCGCCAGCCACCCGAAGTTGGAACAGTTCAACCTTGAGCTGGAAAAGCACTCGGACAAGCTGCGCCAGCGGCTCATCGCCCATGTGGAAAAGCGTATCCAGAAGGCCTATCCGACTGCTGTCCGGCCCGAGCCGACGGTGCAGGCTGAGAAGGCTTTGAGCTTCGGCGACCTCGTCTGGCTCTTCGTCATCGGCGCCTTCCTCGGCGATGTGGTGGAGACGCTCTTCTGCCGGGTGACGGCGGGGGTCTGGATGAGCCGCTCGAGCCTTGTGTGGGGTCCCTTCAGCGTGGTGTGGGGGCTGGCGCTGGTCATGGCGGCTGTCCTGCTGCGGGGCAGCGAGGAGCGGAGCGACCGCTCCATCTTCCTCTTCGGCTTTGTGCTGGGCGGCGCGTATGAGTATCTTTGCAGCGCCGTGGGTGAGCTGCTCTTCGGTGTCATCTTCTGGGATTACAGCGGCTTCAAGTTCAATCTGGGAGGTCGTGTCAACCTGCTCTACTGCTTTTTCTGGGGCATCGCGGCGGTGGTCTGGATTCGGTACGGCTACCCCCTCATCGCAAAGCTGATGGCAAAGCTCAAAAAGCACATCCTGCCGTGGATGACGGTGGTGCTGACGGTGTTCATGGCCGTGAACATGGGGCTTTCCGGTCTGGCGCTGGCCCGCTACGACGCCCGCACCAGCGGCCTCGCCCCGGCAAACCGGCTGGACGTCTTCCTCGACGAGCACTTCGACAATGCCCGGATGGAGCGGGTATACCCCAACGCAAAGAAGACGTAA
- a CDS encoding flavocytochrome c, which translates to MKKAQIKKSVSALAMAAVIAVSLFGYGCGTKSTSAGVSGDFTGTAKGMGGDVTVTLTLEDGKITDCIAEGKDETPGIGTLALEQLPAQIAETGSIAVDGVSTATITSDAIKEAAAAALTAAGLNADDYKIEVKADETKAEDSTVDADVVIVGAGGAGMTAAITAAGEGKSVVILESQPMVGGNSVRATGGMNAGKTVYQDENEFGESAGVEKTLKTAAEKYADNETITALAKTVSEQWAAYQANPTGYFDSVELMELDTMIGGKGINDPALVETLCANSADAIDWLDEHGITLHNVSSFGGASVKRIHRPVNDEGKVVSVGSYMIPLLEENCKKAGVQILLNTTANEILTDANGAAVGVKATGSTGETVTVNAKAVVLTTGGFGANLDMVVKYKPELKGFMTTNAAGIQGQGIEMAEAIGAATVDMDQIQIHPTVEANTAALITEGLRGDGAVLINAEGKRFIDEVGTRDVVSAAEIAQTGSYSWLVVDQAMVDNSSVIQGYIKKGYTVTGATYEELAKAMGVDEAALAETMNNWNGYVEAKNDPDFGRTSFADPLNTAPYYAIKVTAGVHHTMGGLKINPNTEVLNENGEVIPGLFAAGEVTGGVHGANRLGGNAVADFTVFGRIAGAAASDYAA; encoded by the coding sequence ATGAAGAAAGCTCAGATCAAGAAGAGCGTGTCTGCACTGGCGATGGCGGCTGTCATCGCAGTCAGCCTGTTCGGCTATGGCTGCGGCACGAAGTCTACCTCCGCAGGGGTGTCCGGTGATTTCACCGGCACTGCCAAGGGCATGGGCGGCGACGTTACCGTTACCCTGACGCTGGAAGACGGCAAGATCACCGACTGCATCGCTGAGGGCAAGGATGAGACCCCTGGCATCGGTACGCTGGCACTGGAGCAGCTGCCCGCTCAGATCGCTGAGACCGGCAGCATCGCCGTGGACGGCGTGTCCACCGCGACCATCACCTCTGACGCCATCAAGGAGGCAGCAGCCGCTGCTCTGACTGCCGCCGGCCTGAACGCTGACGACTATAAGATCGAGGTCAAGGCCGACGAGACCAAGGCCGAGGACTCCACCGTTGACGCTGACGTTGTCATCGTGGGTGCAGGCGGCGCAGGCATGACCGCTGCCATCACCGCTGCCGGTGAGGGCAAGAGCGTCGTCATCCTCGAGAGCCAGCCTATGGTGGGCGGCAACTCTGTGCGCGCTACCGGCGGCATGAACGCCGGCAAGACCGTGTATCAGGATGAGAACGAGTTCGGCGAGTCTGCCGGTGTCGAGAAGACCCTGAAGACCGCTGCCGAAAAGTATGCCGACAACGAGACCATCACCGCTCTGGCCAAGACCGTCTCCGAGCAGTGGGCTGCCTATCAGGCCAACCCCACCGGCTACTTCGACTCGGTCGAGCTGATGGAGCTGGATACCATGATCGGCGGCAAGGGCATCAACGACCCTGCTCTGGTCGAGACTCTGTGCGCAAACTCTGCTGACGCCATCGACTGGCTGGACGAGCACGGCATCACCCTGCACAACGTCTCCAGCTTCGGCGGCGCATCCGTCAAGCGCATCCATCGCCCCGTGAACGACGAGGGCAAGGTCGTCTCCGTCGGTTCCTACATGATCCCCCTGCTGGAGGAGAACTGCAAGAAGGCTGGCGTTCAGATCCTGCTGAACACCACCGCCAACGAGATCCTGACCGATGCCAACGGCGCTGCCGTGGGCGTCAAGGCCACCGGTTCTACCGGCGAGACCGTCACTGTGAACGCCAAGGCTGTGGTGCTGACCACCGGCGGCTTCGGCGCAAACCTCGATATGGTCGTCAAGTACAAGCCTGAGCTGAAGGGCTTCATGACCACCAACGCCGCTGGCATCCAGGGTCAGGGCATCGAGATGGCAGAGGCCATCGGCGCTGCTACCGTGGACATGGACCAGATCCAGATCCACCCCACCGTTGAGGCCAACACCGCTGCCCTCATCACCGAGGGTCTGCGCGGCGACGGCGCGGTCCTCATCAACGCCGAGGGCAAGCGCTTCATCGACGAGGTCGGCACCCGCGACGTCGTCTCTGCTGCTGAGATCGCTCAGACCGGCAGCTACAGCTGGCTGGTCGTCGATCAGGCGATGGTCGACAACTCCAGCGTCATTCAGGGCTACATCAAGAAGGGCTACACCGTCACCGGTGCTACCTACGAGGAGCTGGCCAAGGCCATGGGCGTCGATGAGGCTGCTCTCGCTGAGACCATGAACAACTGGAACGGCTATGTGGAGGCAAAGAACGACCCCGACTTTGGCCGCACCAGCTTCGCCGACCCCCTGAACACCGCTCCCTACTATGCCATCAAGGTCACTGCCGGCGTCCACCACACCATGGGCGGTCTGAAGATCAACCCCAACACCGAGGTGCTGAACGAGAACGGCGAGGTCATCCCGGGCCTGTTCGCAGCCGGTGAGGTGACTGGCGGCGTCCACGGTGCAAACCGTCTGGGCGGCAACGCTGTGGCCGACTTTACCGTCTTTGGCCGCATCGCCGGTGCTGCTGCCAGCGACTACGCTGCATGA